The following coding sequences lie in one Bacteroidota bacterium genomic window:
- a CDS encoding ABC transporter permease, which produces METILTFIQKEFQQLRRDPKMIAINFFAPIFQLIILGYAATLDVRDIPMIVYDMDDSPTSRDFIRKFSESGYFSLAGQALTYADVDRAIDSRGASIAVVIPLNFSNDLISGIPSQLQIIADGSETNSATIGLSYASMIVQQYSENIIIKKFEAVKGKGGRPAMIDPLVRVWYNPELKSRNFMVPGVLALLLMVLTMILTSLAIVKENEAGTMEQLIVTPIKPYQLVIGKLAPFFLIGIVDIVFVLLVATLWFGVPLKGSAVLIFVLCMVFQMTTLGAGLFVSTVSRTQQQAMLTSVFFVILPMMFLSGFVFPIENMPAVIRWFTYIIPLRYFFVIIRGVFLKGVGLRELWGESAALLGFGIIVLTVSILRFQKRITK; this is translated from the coding sequence ATGGAGACCATCCTGACCTTCATCCAAAAAGAGTTCCAGCAGCTCCGACGCGACCCGAAGATGATCGCGATCAATTTTTTTGCGCCGATTTTCCAATTGATCATCCTCGGGTACGCCGCAACGCTGGATGTGCGCGATATTCCGATGATCGTGTACGACATGGACGATTCTCCAACGAGCCGAGACTTCATCAGAAAATTCTCGGAGTCCGGCTACTTCTCGCTGGCCGGACAGGCCCTAACGTACGCCGACGTTGACCGGGCGATCGACAGCAGGGGGGCGTCCATTGCCGTCGTCATTCCCCTGAATTTCAGCAACGATCTCATTTCCGGCATTCCATCCCAGCTCCAAATTATAGCTGACGGCTCCGAAACGAACTCCGCGACGATTGGATTGAGCTATGCTTCGATGATCGTCCAGCAATATTCAGAGAACATTATCATCAAGAAATTTGAAGCGGTCAAAGGGAAAGGGGGAAGACCGGCGATGATCGATCCGCTGGTGCGTGTGTGGTATAACCCCGAACTGAAAAGCCGCAATTTCATGGTTCCGGGAGTGCTCGCGTTACTGCTCATGGTGTTGACCATGATTCTGACATCGCTCGCGATCGTAAAAGAAAATGAAGCAGGAACTATGGAACAACTGATCGTGACGCCGATAAAACCGTATCAACTCGTCATCGGAAAACTTGCGCCGTTTTTTCTGATCGGGATCGTCGATATTGTTTTCGTCCTTTTGGTCGCGACGTTGTGGTTCGGTGTACCGTTAAAAGGGAGCGCCGTGCTGATTTTCGTTTTATGCATGGTGTTTCAAATGACGACGCTGGGAGCAGGACTGTTCGTGTCCACGGTTTCGCGCACTCAACAGCAGGCAATGCTCACGTCGGTGTTTTTTGTGATCCTCCCCATGATGTTCCTTTCCGGTTTTGTCTTTCCCATCGAGAATATGCCCGCCGTCATCCGATGGTTCACTTACATTATTCCGTTGCGATATTTCTTCGTCATTATCCGAGGGGTATTTCTTAAAGGCGTCGGTCTCAGAGAATTGTGGGGCGAATCAGCTGCCCTCCTTGGATTCGGAATCATTGTTCTCACCGTGAGCATTTTGCGGTTTCAAAAAAGGATCACGAAGTAG
- a CDS encoding L,D-transpeptidase family protein, which yields MKKCFLLAVLCSAAILFLYLPSIVGEKFLPQGFSADEIIVLKSARKMMLLKGGDTVKTYRICLGSDPLGPKERQGDGRTPEGSYFIDWRKSKSLYHLALHVSYPNPADIAKARKNHVSPGGMIMIHGLPNGFVAPNDGRPLPDWTDGCIAVTNPEIEEIWRCVRDGTKIIILP from the coding sequence ATGAAAAAGTGCTTCTTATTAGCCGTACTCTGTTCTGCAGCGATTCTCTTTTTGTACCTTCCGTCCATTGTTGGCGAGAAGTTTCTCCCACAGGGATTTAGCGCTGACGAGATCATCGTCCTTAAAAGCGCCAGAAAAATGATGCTTCTGAAAGGGGGGGATACTGTAAAAACGTACCGCATTTGCCTCGGCAGCGATCCTCTCGGCCCGAAGGAACGACAAGGAGACGGCCGTACACCGGAAGGAAGTTATTTTATTGATTGGAGAAAGTCCAAAAGTCTGTACCACCTTGCCCTGCATGTCTCTTATCCAAATCCGGCCGATATAGCGAAAGCCCGAAAAAACCATGTATCGCCAGGAGGCATGATCATGATTCATGGATTGCCGAACGGTTTCGTTGCACCGAATGATGGACGCCCTCTCCCCGATTGGACTGACGGCTGTATCGCTGTAACGAACCCTGAGATCGAAGAGATCTGGCGTTGCGTTCGCGACGGGACGAAAATCATCATTCTTCCATGA
- a CDS encoding T9SS type A sorting domain-containing protein, which yields MKRIFQLIFWMSALSAHPLQAQWVQTIGPYGGNISCFAVDSTSIFAGTASGGVFLSTNDGQTWVSAESGLINTSTWALAADGVNLFAGTNGPYGGGLFASTDNGANWTALGFEPYGVRRLVKSGSNLYAAAFGGLFLSTNGGANWDTLLTKSNITALAVNNSNLFVAAGYDGVYRSTNKGLSWTLSDSGLTDNIVNTLVISGTNLFVGTTLPVPVPVDQAPHPYGGVFLSTNNGENWMAVDSGLQNTPVTVLAVKGADVFAGTSRGVFLSTNNGTTWAQMNNGLTDTNINVLAVKGTKLFAGTGTGIFLSTNNGASWTAASTGITGTSISALGGFGSNIFAGENGIQLSTDSGNSWLTADSGIGPYSYVDALAQSGTDLFAGMRFQHGILRSTNNGTSWSLLDSGLTNLYITCLTVSGSNLFVGDGQSGNGVFLSTNNGANWTAVDSGLTNTSVYSLAVIPGEAGAANVFAGTQNGGVFLSTNNGKSWTLPGTGLSNEIVFALAGEGTRLFAATGEGVYLSTDNGKSWEAAGLTNNNVSSLIVIGGYVFAGTVYTGVSNGGIFLSGNNGANWKAVDTGMTNTNISSLAVIGSNLFAGTYGGGVWKRYLNEMIPDDAVKATKSGIPTIFTLSQNYPNPFNPTTTISFALPTRSYVSLKIFDVLGREVSTIVSGVLPAGSYSRQWNAADMPSGVYFYQLRAGTFNETKKLLLVK from the coding sequence ATGAAACGAATTTTTCAGCTTATTTTTTGGATGAGTGCTCTTTCAGCGCATCCGTTGCAGGCACAATGGGTTCAAACAATCGGGCCCTACGGCGGTAACATTTCTTGTTTTGCTGTAGATAGTACGTCGATATTTGCCGGTACTGCCAGCGGCGGGGTCTTTCTGTCGACGAATGATGGGCAGACTTGGGTTTCTGCGGAGTCCGGATTGATAAACACCAGTACTTGGGCGCTCGCTGCTGATGGTGTGAATCTTTTTGCTGGTACGAACGGGCCGTACGGAGGCGGGTTATTTGCATCGACCGACAACGGCGCGAACTGGACCGCCCTTGGTTTTGAACCCTACGGTGTGAGGCGCCTTGTCAAAAGTGGCTCGAATCTTTATGCAGCGGCTTTCGGCGGACTTTTTCTCTCCACCAACGGCGGCGCAAACTGGGATACGCTTTTAACAAAGAGCAACATTACTGCACTCGCTGTGAATAATTCGAATCTTTTTGTCGCCGCGGGCTATGATGGTGTTTATCGATCCACGAACAAAGGCCTCAGCTGGACTTTGTCCGATTCCGGACTGACAGATAATATTGTCAACACCCTTGTCATATCCGGCACGAACCTTTTTGTCGGAACAACTTTGCCAGTTCCAGTCCCGGTTGACCAGGCGCCACATCCTTACGGCGGTGTCTTTCTCTCGACGAACAACGGTGAAAACTGGATGGCAGTTGATTCGGGGTTGCAAAATACACCGGTTACCGTTCTTGCCGTGAAAGGTGCGGATGTCTTTGCGGGGACTTCCAGAGGTGTCTTTCTTTCGACAAACAACGGAACAACCTGGGCTCAAATGAATAATGGATTGACGGACACGAACATTAATGTCCTTGCTGTAAAAGGCACAAAGCTGTTCGCGGGCACCGGCACCGGCATTTTTCTCTCGACGAACAATGGCGCAAGCTGGACTGCGGCAAGCACGGGGATAACGGGTACTTCGATCTCCGCCCTTGGCGGGTTCGGTTCGAATATCTTTGCAGGTGAAAACGGCATTCAGCTGTCCACAGACAGCGGAAACAGCTGGTTGACGGCGGACTCAGGTATTGGACCGTATTCTTATGTTGATGCGTTAGCCCAATCCGGCACGGATCTCTTCGCTGGAATGAGATTTCAACACGGCATCCTTCGTTCAACGAACAACGGCACGAGCTGGAGTTTGCTGGATTCAGGATTGACAAACCTCTACATCACCTGTCTCACCGTGTCCGGTTCGAACCTCTTTGTCGGAGACGGGCAAAGCGGGAATGGTGTATTTCTTTCGACCAACAACGGAGCGAATTGGACAGCAGTCGACTCAGGACTGACAAACACCTCGGTCTATTCACTTGCAGTTATCCCCGGCGAGGCTGGCGCCGCCAACGTATTTGCGGGAACCCAAAACGGCGGTGTTTTTCTCTCAACGAATAACGGCAAGAGCTGGACTTTACCGGGCACGGGATTGTCTAACGAAATAGTCTTTGCCCTTGCCGGTGAAGGTACGAGACTCTTTGCTGCGACCGGGGAGGGCGTTTACCTTTCCACAGACAACGGCAAAAGCTGGGAAGCCGCCGGTTTAACAAACAATAATGTTTCATCCCTTATTGTTATCGGCGGGTATGTTTTTGCAGGGACAGTTTATACAGGCGTATCAAATGGGGGTATATTCCTTTCTGGCAATAACGGCGCAAATTGGAAAGCGGTCGATACAGGCATGACTAATACTAACATCAGCTCTCTTGCCGTGATAGGGTCAAATCTTTTTGCGGGGACGTATGGGGGCGGGGTTTGGAAGCGGTACTTGAATGAGATGATCCCTGATGATGCTGTAAAAGCGACCAAGAGTGGAATACCGACTATATTTACGCTCTCACAGAATTATCCAAACCCGTTTAACCCAACGACAACGATTTCATTTGCTCTTCCAACCCGGTCATACGTATCATTGAAAATTTTTGATGTGCTGGGAAGAGAAGTATCAACGATTGTTTCCGGCGTATTACCGGCTGGAAGTTATTCTCGGCAGTGGAATGCGGCAGACATGCCGAGCGGCGTTTATTTTTATCAGCTACGGGCCGGAACATTTAACGAGACGAAAAAGCTTTTGCTGGTAAAATAA
- a CDS encoding HEAT repeat domain-containing protein yields the protein MKTKESIEGLITQLSNRNGMERERARRELVKIGRPAMPYLISLLSNRKQHLRWEGCKAIGSIADPVASSVLVNVLTDDNEEIRWLAAEGLIALKQHAFVPLLRVLQTKFDSPYVRSGAHHILDAFEKQHLLSKEMKEVLDALRYLRPKISVALAASRALQSNSRSGN from the coding sequence ATGAAAACAAAGGAAAGTATCGAAGGACTCATTACACAATTATCCAATCGAAATGGGATGGAGCGGGAGCGCGCGAGAAGAGAATTGGTGAAGATCGGCAGACCCGCTATGCCTTACCTTATCAGCCTGCTCTCAAACCGCAAGCAACATCTGCGTTGGGAGGGATGCAAGGCAATTGGAAGCATCGCCGACCCGGTGGCATCAAGCGTTCTTGTGAATGTTTTGACCGATGATAATGAGGAAATCAGGTGGCTGGCCGCAGAAGGACTTATTGCGCTGAAACAACACGCATTCGTGCCTCTGCTGCGAGTCCTTCAGACGAAATTCGATTCCCCTTATGTTCGCTCGGGGGCTCATCACATTCTTGATGCGTTTGAGAAGCAGCATCTTCTCTCAAAGGAGATGAAAGAAGTACTTGATGCGCTCCGTTATCTGAGGCCTAAGATTTCAGTGGCCTTGGCAGCCAGCAGAGCGCTGCAGTCCAATAGCAGGTCGGGCAATTAG
- a CDS encoding plasma-membrane proton-efflux P-type ATPase, with protein sequence MNEVSRNDQTSSSPGRPSDWAALPLSEAKMELGFSAEGLSEAEVQRRLTQYGYNELVEKRANPYLKFLSYFWGPIPWMIESAAVLSAVVQHWPDFFIILVLMIANAGVGFWEEYQAGNAIAALKAKLALKARVRRAGKWRSIAARELVPGDTIRVRLGDIVPADAYVLEGESVEVDQSALTGESLPVTRESGRTIYSGSIIRRGESEAMIYATGSKTFFGKTAQLVQTAHTVSHFQKAVLKIGNYLIIMAIVLVALILIVAIVRDDKLTTALQFALVLTVAAIPVAMPTVLSVTMSVGARLLSRKQAIVSRLAAIEELAGMDILCSDKTGTLTQNKLTLGDPFCISGIAVSDVILSAALASRAENDDTIDLAILSGLKDSQVLNSYRVTHFQPFDPVHKRTEAAVTSPDGKTFNVSKGAPQVILALASNASSVGPVVEKVTNEFASRGYRSLAVARTDAEGMWQFLGILPLLDPPRVDSKETIETARSMGVNVKMVTGDQRSIAQEIATQLGLGSNILDASGFVADQKLETEQFRDIIEKADGFAQVFPEHKFRIVSVLQERNHIVGMTGDGVNDAPALKKADAGIAVAGATDAARAAASIILLSPGLSVIIDAIKESRKIFQRMNSYAIYRIGETVRVLLFMTFSILIFDFYPVTAVMIVLLALLNDGAILSIAYDVARYSNEPEAWNMRTVLGIASILGVMGVFASFGLFYLGERVFHLSRDFIQPLMYLKLSVAGHLTIFLSRTRGPFWSTRPARVLIFAVLGTQLIATLIAVYGVLMPPIGWGWAAAIWAYAIAWFLVNDRVKVAAYRFIDRPNSRH encoded by the coding sequence ATGAACGAGGTATCTCGAAACGATCAAACATCGTCATCGCCCGGACGTCCATCAGACTGGGCTGCCCTTCCTCTTTCGGAAGCCAAGATGGAGCTTGGTTTTTCCGCTGAGGGGCTTAGCGAAGCTGAGGTACAACGGCGCCTGACTCAGTACGGGTATAACGAGCTCGTTGAGAAGAGGGCCAATCCTTATCTCAAATTTCTCTCCTATTTCTGGGGTCCAATTCCCTGGATGATCGAATCGGCAGCTGTACTGTCGGCGGTCGTGCAACACTGGCCGGATTTCTTCATCATCCTCGTTTTGATGATTGCTAACGCGGGGGTTGGCTTCTGGGAGGAATATCAAGCCGGCAATGCAATAGCCGCTTTGAAGGCCAAGCTGGCCCTTAAGGCCCGCGTTCGTCGTGCGGGTAAGTGGAGGTCGATAGCAGCAAGGGAATTAGTGCCGGGAGACACGATCCGTGTGCGGCTTGGGGACATTGTTCCAGCGGACGCTTACGTATTGGAAGGCGAGTCCGTTGAAGTTGATCAATCCGCCTTGACAGGTGAATCTTTACCGGTCACGCGCGAGTCCGGTAGAACAATTTACTCCGGATCGATCATCCGCAGGGGGGAGAGCGAAGCAATGATCTACGCGACGGGATCAAAAACTTTTTTTGGTAAAACGGCACAACTAGTTCAGACGGCGCACACGGTCAGCCATTTTCAAAAAGCCGTGCTGAAAATAGGCAACTACCTTATTATCATGGCCATTGTCCTCGTCGCCTTGATCCTTATCGTGGCTATCGTCCGCGATGACAAATTGACGACGGCACTGCAGTTTGCCCTCGTGTTGACCGTAGCCGCTATTCCAGTCGCCATGCCTACTGTGTTATCGGTCACCATGTCTGTCGGAGCGCGGCTTCTTTCGCGGAAACAAGCTATTGTCAGCCGCTTGGCTGCCATTGAAGAGCTGGCTGGGATGGATATTTTGTGTTCAGATAAAACTGGTACACTGACGCAAAACAAACTGACCCTCGGTGATCCCTTCTGCATCTCCGGGATAGCTGTTTCGGATGTGATTCTAAGTGCTGCCCTTGCGTCGCGTGCCGAAAATGATGATACAATTGACCTGGCCATATTGAGCGGTTTGAAGGACAGTCAAGTGCTCAATAGCTACCGCGTGACTCACTTTCAACCCTTTGACCCCGTTCATAAGCGTACGGAGGCCGCAGTAACATCCCCTGATGGGAAGACGTTCAATGTCTCAAAGGGTGCGCCGCAGGTAATACTCGCGTTGGCATCGAATGCATCGTCGGTTGGTCCAGTAGTAGAGAAGGTAACAAATGAATTTGCTTCGAGAGGTTACCGCTCGCTTGCTGTAGCACGGACGGATGCAGAAGGTATGTGGCAGTTTCTCGGGATACTCCCGCTGTTAGACCCGCCGCGAGTAGATTCCAAAGAAACAATCGAAACAGCTCGAAGTATGGGAGTGAATGTCAAGATGGTGACCGGTGATCAGCGTTCCATCGCACAAGAAATCGCCACGCAGCTCGGGCTGGGGTCCAACATTCTGGACGCCAGCGGTTTCGTAGCTGACCAAAAATTAGAGACTGAGCAGTTTAGGGACATCATTGAAAAAGCAGACGGCTTTGCGCAGGTCTTCCCCGAGCACAAGTTCAGGATCGTCAGTGTGTTGCAGGAACGGAACCATATTGTCGGAATGACCGGCGACGGCGTCAATGACGCACCCGCGTTGAAGAAAGCCGACGCAGGGATTGCAGTCGCAGGCGCCACTGACGCTGCCCGTGCGGCTGCCTCAATCATACTCCTGTCGCCGGGGTTGTCAGTTATCATCGATGCGATCAAAGAGAGCCGCAAGATATTCCAACGAATGAACAGCTACGCCATCTATCGCATCGGAGAAACTGTCCGCGTGTTGTTATTCATGACCTTTTCGATTCTCATCTTTGACTTCTATCCGGTGACGGCGGTCATGATCGTTCTTCTCGCATTGCTAAATGACGGAGCTATCCTCTCGATCGCTTATGACGTGGCGCGGTACTCCAACGAACCAGAAGCGTGGAACATGCGCACGGTGCTGGGCATTGCGTCGATCCTGGGAGTGATGGGAGTTTTTGCATCCTTTGGACTTTTTTACCTCGGTGAACGCGTCTTTCATCTCAGCCGGGATTTTATCCAACCATTAATGTATCTAAAGCTATCAGTGGCGGGGCATTTGACTATTTTTCTATCACGGACTCGCGGCCCATTCTGGTCGACTCGCCCTGCTCGCGTCCTAATTTTTGCAGTACTCGGAACGCAGCTCATTGCTACGCTGATCGCCGTCTACGGAGTGTTGATGCCTCCGATAGGCTGGGGGTGGGCTGCCGCAATCTGGGCTTATGCCATCGCCTGGTTCTTGGTGAATGACCGAGTTAAGGTTGCGGCATATCGATTTATTGATCGTCCGAATTCTCGCCATTAA
- a CDS encoding chloride channel protein: MKIKDPNIPATASKSTENSRMLFMSLLASIIGIAAGFTAYGLYTLIAIVSNLVFFHRVSIEIPKLQSHILGYWVVIVPVLGGIIVGLMAKYGSSKIKGHGIPEAMEAVLTNRSRIDPKVAILKPLSAAIAIGTGGPFGAEGPIIQTGGALGSLVGQFIHTTAAERKILLACGAAAGMAATFSTPIAAVILAIELLVFEFKARSFIPLVIATTTATAVHFQFMGRGPMFNMGEVDFGIPNSLPMFIVLGLLCGLAAVVFTNAFYWIEDQFERLSKLRIPIDEMWWPAIGGLGLGVIALALPRVLGVGYDTISDILNERLTLVVLLAIVLLKSLALIVSLGSGTSGGLLAPMFMVGAALGGSFALIMNSLFPGLHLSLSAFALVGMAAMFGAASRATFTFIIFAFEIVRDYNAILPLMLGCVIADAVGLLLMKNSIMTEKLARRGLRVHGDYEADILQQTTVVKVMDKEPQTIPSSLPVSVLADRIVRGDPSVTKHKAVFMQNENEELVGIITQGDVLRSGELHSEYPVTVSEAGNTILILTYPDETLHEASTKMLQNNIGRLPVVERSNPTKLIGYLGRTEVLGARMHRIKEEEVLEQGWIRHAIRLTKIEREKS; encoded by the coding sequence ATGAAAATCAAAGATCCAAATATTCCGGCTACTGCCAGCAAGTCAACTGAGAACTCCCGGATGCTTTTTATGTCGCTTTTAGCTTCCATTATCGGTATCGCTGCGGGCTTCACCGCATACGGGTTGTACACGCTCATTGCCATAGTAAGTAATCTTGTTTTCTTTCACCGTGTTTCAATTGAAATTCCAAAACTTCAGTCGCATATCCTGGGGTATTGGGTGGTGATCGTTCCCGTCTTAGGAGGCATTATTGTAGGATTGATGGCCAAATACGGTTCCTCAAAGATCAAGGGGCATGGAATTCCTGAGGCAATGGAAGCCGTTCTTACGAATCGTAGTCGAATAGATCCAAAAGTTGCGATTCTTAAGCCCTTATCGGCGGCCATCGCAATCGGCACCGGCGGCCCGTTCGGAGCTGAAGGCCCCATCATTCAGACCGGCGGCGCATTGGGATCTTTGGTGGGTCAATTTATTCACACTACAGCCGCTGAACGAAAGATTTTGCTTGCTTGCGGAGCCGCCGCAGGAATGGCAGCGACGTTTAGCACGCCTATTGCCGCCGTCATCCTCGCTATTGAACTGCTCGTGTTTGAATTCAAAGCGCGCTCGTTCATCCCGCTCGTGATCGCTACAACCACCGCTACGGCGGTACATTTCCAGTTCATGGGCCGTGGCCCGATGTTCAATATGGGCGAAGTGGATTTTGGAATTCCGAATTCTCTCCCGATGTTCATCGTCCTCGGTTTATTATGCGGCCTTGCCGCGGTTGTATTCACCAATGCGTTCTACTGGATTGAGGATCAGTTCGAGCGGCTGTCCAAATTGCGCATTCCGATCGACGAAATGTGGTGGCCTGCAATCGGCGGACTTGGCCTCGGTGTTATCGCACTCGCTCTGCCCCGAGTGCTCGGTGTTGGCTACGACACGATTTCCGATATTCTCAACGAACGGCTCACGCTGGTCGTGCTTCTTGCCATTGTATTGTTAAAAAGCCTGGCGTTAATTGTTTCGCTCGGTTCGGGTACATCGGGGGGGCTCCTCGCACCCATGTTCATGGTGGGAGCTGCCCTTGGAGGCTCTTTCGCGCTGATCATGAACTCGTTGTTTCCCGGCCTCCATCTATCGCTGTCGGCATTTGCGTTGGTGGGAATGGCAGCGATGTTCGGCGCCGCATCACGAGCGACGTTTACGTTCATTATTTTTGCATTTGAAATCGTGCGGGACTACAATGCCATCTTACCCCTGATGCTTGGCTGCGTCATTGCGGACGCTGTTGGATTACTGTTGATGAAGAATTCCATCATGACGGAAAAACTCGCGCGGCGCGGCCTGCGGGTGCACGGCGACTATGAGGCGGACATTCTTCAACAAACAACGGTGGTAAAAGTCATGGACAAGGAACCTCAAACAATACCCTCGTCACTGCCGGTCTCTGTGTTGGCAGATCGCATTGTGAGAGGGGATCCATCGGTAACAAAGCATAAAGCGGTCTTTATGCAAAATGAAAATGAAGAATTGGTCGGGATCATCACACAAGGGGATGTTCTTCGATCCGGCGAACTTCATTCCGAATACCCCGTAACCGTTTCCGAGGCGGGGAACACTATATTGATTTTGACATATCCAGACGAAACATTGCATGAAGCGTCAACGAAAATGCTGCAGAACAATATTGGCAGGCTTCCCGTCGTCGAGAGAAGTAATCCAACAAAACTTATCGGCTATCTTGGCAGGACTGAAGTGCTTGGGGCTCGGATGCACCGAATCAAGGAAGAAGAAGTATTGGAGCAGGGATGGATACGTCACGCAATACGATTGACAAAAATAGAAAGGGAAAAAAGCTAG
- a CDS encoding ABC transporter ATP-binding protein codes for MITERDLSQYEFTHDHPFKNFLHIYRGEYRKIAVAVIFFTIKHSPVWFLPVVIARIINIISDTSKYSSGDLWLVGGVFFLIIIQNIPMHTLYVRVFSGAVNTMQLNLRSAIVKRLQELSISFHDKYQSGKLQTKILRDVETLEILSRNLMNSVLPAILTIVFAFSFTVFKQPIVALFYLVSVPVSSSLVFLFSRRMTARNMEYRNEIESLSANVIEMIQMIPITRAHGVEEVEVSKMNSRLENVKNKGIRLEMVGAIFGASSWTSFQVVMLVCLMFSAFLAYRKTISVGDVVLFQSFFAMIVGAVNLILNSYPELARGFESIRSISEVLESPDIEQNAGKRPVDSVKGNFTFEDVSFTYEKSLSPAVKNFSCRIHAGESIACVGESGSGKTTLMSLVIGFRRPTSGRILLDGVDMKELDLRQYRRFLAVVPQTPLLFSGSVRENIVYGLQSIDDRRIWEALQMANAVDFVSKMPHGLDSKLGELGTRLSGGQRQRISIARALIRDPRVIILDEATSSLDVVSESLIQEAIQRLIRGRTTFIVAHRLSTIRNANRILVLKNGVCVESGSHKKLMKSKGEFYRYKLLQQ; via the coding sequence ATGATAACAGAGAGAGATTTGTCGCAGTACGAGTTTACGCACGATCACCCTTTCAAGAATTTCCTTCACATTTACCGGGGAGAGTACCGTAAGATCGCGGTGGCGGTCATTTTCTTCACGATCAAGCACTCTCCAGTTTGGTTTCTTCCGGTCGTCATTGCAAGGATCATCAACATTATCAGCGATACAAGCAAGTATTCCTCCGGTGATCTATGGCTTGTCGGGGGTGTCTTCTTTCTCATCATTATTCAGAATATTCCGATGCACACGCTCTATGTGCGGGTATTCAGCGGTGCGGTCAACACAATGCAGTTGAACCTGAGGTCAGCGATCGTTAAGCGGCTTCAGGAGCTGTCCATTTCCTTCCACGATAAATATCAATCCGGCAAGCTTCAGACCAAGATTCTCCGCGACGTCGAGACGCTGGAGATCCTCTCCCGGAACCTTATGAATTCCGTTCTGCCGGCCATCCTCACGATCGTTTTCGCCTTCTCATTCACCGTCTTCAAACAGCCGATCGTCGCACTGTTCTACTTGGTTTCCGTTCCCGTCTCCTCGAGCCTTGTTTTTTTGTTCTCAAGAAGGATGACAGCCAGGAATATGGAATACCGGAATGAGATCGAATCGCTTTCGGCGAACGTCATTGAAATGATCCAGATGATCCCGATCACGCGCGCACATGGGGTGGAAGAGGTCGAAGTCTCGAAAATGAATTCCCGTCTGGAAAATGTAAAAAACAAAGGAATCCGTCTTGAGATGGTCGGTGCGATCTTCGGAGCGAGTTCGTGGACGTCGTTTCAGGTGGTGATGCTGGTCTGCCTGATGTTCAGCGCATTTCTCGCGTATCGAAAGACGATCAGCGTCGGCGATGTTGTTTTGTTCCAGAGTTTCTTTGCGATGATCGTCGGCGCAGTAAACCTGATCCTGAATTCGTACCCGGAGCTCGCCAGAGGATTTGAATCGATCCGCTCGATAAGCGAGGTCCTCGAATCCCCCGATATAGAACAGAACGCAGGCAAACGCCCCGTTGATTCGGTGAAAGGCAATTTCACTTTTGAAGACGTCAGCTTTACGTATGAAAAGAGCCTGTCTCCTGCCGTCAAAAATTTCTCCTGCCGGATACATGCCGGAGAATCGATAGCATGCGTCGGCGAATCGGGATCAGGAAAGACCACGCTGATGAGTCTCGTCATCGGATTCCGTCGTCCGACATCGGGGAGGATCTTGCTCGACGGCGTCGACATGAAGGAATTGGACCTGCGACAGTACCGCCGGTTTCTTGCGGTGGTGCCGCAGACCCCCCTTCTTTTCAGCGGATCGGTACGCGAAAATATTGTCTATGGACTTCAGTCGATCGATGATCGACGCATTTGGGAGGCCTTGCAGATGGCCAATGCCGTTGACTTTGTTTCGAAAATGCCGCACGGGCTCGACTCCAAACTCGGCGAATTGGGGACACGGCTTTCCGGCGGACAGCGGCAGCGGATTTCAATTGCGCGGGCGCTAATACGGGACCCGAGGGTGATCATTCTTGACGAGGCCACCTCCTCGCTCGATGTCGTCTCGGAATCACTAATTCAGGAAGCGATACAACGGCTTATTCGGGGGCGAACGACATTCATCGTCGCGCATCGGCTCTCGACCATTCGCAATGCCAACCGTATTCTAGTGCTCAAGAACGGAGTGTGCGTAGAATCGGGGAGCCATAAAAAACTGATGAAATCGAAGGGAGAATTTTACAGATACAAACTGCTGCAGCAATAG